A genomic segment from Klebsiella africana encodes:
- the yebS gene encoding membrane integrity lipid transport subunit YebS yields the protein MPIKTSTLKPANKMVVHTISTPLPYTHYQRCTQCDMLFRLPVLKRNQSAWCPRCHAKVRDGRDWSLTRLGSMALAMLLLMPFAWSEPLLRLHLLGMRIDANVLQGIWQMTAQGDPITAAMVLFCAVVAPVLLVVSISYLWLGNVLGMNLRPVLLMLGKLKEWVMLDIYLVGIGVASIKVQDYAFLQPGIGLVAFISLTLLSILTLIHMNVEELWERFYPERPATRADNNLQVCTGCHYTGYRDARGRCRRCHTPLHHRRPQSLQRSWAALIASLIFLLPANLLPISIIYVNGARQDDTILSGIISLASSNVAIAGVVFIASILVPFTKVIVLFTLLVSIQFKCEQGLRTRILLLRLITWIGRWSMLDLFVISLTMSLINRDQLLAFTMGPAAVYFGGAVILTILAVEWLDSRLLWDAHESGNARFAD from the coding sequence ATGCCGATAAAAACATCCACTCTGAAACCTGCGAATAAGATGGTTGTGCATACCATCAGCACGCCGCTTCCCTATACGCATTATCAGCGCTGTACCCAGTGTGACATGCTCTTTCGCCTACCGGTGCTCAAACGCAACCAAAGCGCCTGGTGTCCACGCTGTCACGCAAAGGTGCGAGATGGCCGCGACTGGTCACTCACGCGTCTGGGCAGCATGGCCCTCGCGATGCTGTTGTTAATGCCTTTTGCCTGGTCCGAACCTCTGCTGCGCCTGCACCTGCTGGGGATGCGCATTGATGCCAACGTCCTGCAGGGGATCTGGCAGATGACCGCGCAGGGCGACCCTATTACCGCCGCCATGGTGCTATTTTGCGCGGTGGTCGCGCCAGTGCTGCTGGTCGTCTCCATCAGCTATCTCTGGCTGGGCAACGTGTTGGGAATGAACCTACGCCCGGTGTTGCTGATGCTCGGCAAGCTCAAAGAGTGGGTGATGCTGGATATCTATCTGGTGGGCATCGGCGTCGCCTCCATCAAGGTGCAGGATTACGCCTTCCTCCAGCCGGGCATCGGCCTGGTGGCGTTTATCTCCCTGACACTGCTGAGCATCCTGACGCTTATTCATATGAACGTCGAAGAGCTATGGGAGCGTTTCTATCCCGAGCGTCCGGCGACCCGCGCCGATAATAATCTGCAGGTGTGCACCGGCTGCCACTACACCGGCTATCGCGACGCGCGCGGCCGCTGTCGGCGCTGCCACACGCCGCTGCATCATCGCCGGCCTCAGAGCTTGCAGCGCAGCTGGGCGGCGCTGATAGCCTCGCTGATTTTCCTCTTGCCCGCCAACCTGCTGCCCATCTCCATCATTTATGTCAATGGCGCACGCCAGGACGACACAATCCTTTCCGGGATTATCTCCCTGGCCAGCAGCAATGTCGCCATTGCCGGCGTGGTGTTCATCGCCAGTATTTTGGTGCCATTCACCAAAGTTATAGTGTTATTTACCCTGCTGGTCAGCATACAATTCAAGTGCGAGCAGGGCCTGCGCACCCGCATCCTGCTGCTGCGGCTAATCACCTGGATTGGCCGTTGGTCGATGCTGGATCTGTTTGTTATCTCACTCACCATGTCGCTAATAAATCGCGATCAGCTCCTCGCCTTCACCATGGGGCCGGCTGCGGTTTACTTTGGCGGCGCGGTAATTTTAACTATTCTTGCAGTTGAATGGCTGGACAGCCGCTTACTTTGGGACGCACATGAGTCAGGAAACGCCCGCTTCGCAGACTGA
- a CDS encoding GAF domain-containing protein yields MSKTEFYADLNRDFQALMAGETSFLAMIANTSALLFERLTEVNWAGFYLLEGDTLVLGPFQGKLACVRIPVGRGVCGAAVAQGQVQRVEDVHAFDGHIACDAASNSEIVFPLRVNDQIIGVLDIDSPVYSRFTAEDEQGLSTLVAQLEKLIAATDYQKIFTRVVG; encoded by the coding sequence ATGAGCAAAACAGAATTTTACGCGGATCTGAACCGCGATTTCCAGGCATTAATGGCAGGTGAAACCAGTTTTCTGGCGATGATCGCCAATACCAGCGCGCTGCTGTTTGAGCGGCTGACCGAGGTCAACTGGGCCGGTTTTTATCTTCTGGAAGGCGATACCCTGGTACTGGGGCCATTCCAGGGCAAACTGGCCTGTGTGCGGATCCCGGTCGGGCGCGGCGTGTGCGGCGCGGCGGTGGCCCAAGGCCAGGTCCAGCGCGTCGAGGACGTCCACGCCTTTGACGGCCACATTGCCTGCGATGCCGCCAGTAATTCGGAAATTGTCTTCCCTCTGCGCGTTAACGACCAGATTATCGGCGTGCTGGATATCGACAGTCCGGTGTACAGCCGCTTCACTGCTGAAGATGAGCAGGGTCTGAGCACGCTGGTCGCGCAACTGGAAAAACTTATCGCGGCCACGGATTATCAAAAAATCTTTACCCGTGTCGTGGGATAA
- the proQ gene encoding RNA chaperone ProQ → MENQPKLNSSKEVIAFLAERFPQCFSAEGEARPLKIGIFQDLVERVGGEMNLSKTQLRAALRLYTSSWRYLYGVKAGAIRVDLDGNPCGELEEQHIAHARQQLEEAKARVQAQRAAQQAKKREAAAAAGQQDEGVRRERKPRPQQPRRKEGAEQRKPRPVAAKAPREERLTPVSDVSVLTVGQALKVKAGNNAMDATVLEITKDGVRVQLTSGMSMIVRAEHLVF, encoded by the coding sequence ATGGAAAATCAACCTAAGTTGAATAGCAGTAAAGAAGTTATCGCCTTTCTGGCCGAACGTTTCCCGCAGTGCTTTAGCGCTGAAGGTGAAGCGCGCCCCCTGAAAATCGGAATTTTTCAGGATCTCGTTGAGCGAGTGGGTGGTGAGATGAATCTCAGCAAAACCCAGCTTCGCGCTGCATTACGTCTCTACACGTCCAGCTGGCGTTATTTGTACGGCGTAAAAGCCGGCGCTATCCGCGTCGATCTCGATGGCAATCCGTGCGGCGAACTGGAAGAACAGCACATTGCCCATGCGCGCCAGCAGCTGGAAGAAGCGAAAGCTCGCGTTCAGGCGCAGCGCGCTGCCCAGCAGGCGAAAAAACGCGAAGCCGCCGCGGCCGCAGGCCAGCAGGATGAAGGTGTTCGCCGCGAGCGTAAACCGCGTCCTCAGCAGCCGCGTCGTAAAGAAGGTGCTGAACAGCGTAAACCGCGCCCTGTTGCGGCCAAAGCCCCACGTGAAGAGCGTCTTACTCCGGTATCGGATGTTTCCGTTCTGACCGTCGGCCAGGCGCTGAAGGTGAAAGCAGGCAATAACGCAATGGACGCCACCGTTCTGGAAATCACCAAAGATGGCGTTCGTGTACAGCTGACTTCTGGTATGTCAATGATTGTACGCGCAGAACACCTGGTGTTCTGA
- the prc gene encoding carboxy terminal-processing peptidase — protein sequence MNTFFKITALAGLLVIAGQAFAVDDITRADQIPVLKEEPQHATVSERVTSRFTRSHYRQFDLDNAFSAKIFDRYLNLLDYSHNVLLASDVAKFAAKKEQIGDELRTGKLDVFYDLYNLGQQRRFERYQYALKVLERPMDFTGNDNFNLDRSKAPWPKDEAELNKLWDAKVKFDQLSLKLAGKDDKEIRDTLTRRYKFAIRRLAQTNSEDVFSLAMTAFAREIDPHTNYLSPRNTEQFNTEMSLSLEGIGAVLQMDDDYTVINSLVAGGPAAKSKAISVGDRIVGVGQTGKPMVDVIGWRLDDVVALIKGPKGSKVRLEILPAGKGAKTRIVTLTRERIRLEDRAVKMSVKTVGKEKVGVLDIPGFYVGLTDDVKVQLQKLEKQNVSSIVIDLRSNGGGALTEAVSLSGLFIPSGPVVQVRDNNGKVREDSDNDGVVYYKGPLVVLVDRFSASASEIFAAAMQDYGRALIVGEPTFGKGTVQQYRSLNRIYDQMLRPDWPALGSVQYTIQKFYRINGGSTQRKGVTPDIMMPTGNEDRETGEQYEDNALPWDSINAATYVKSGDLTPFGPELLKRHDERIAQDPEFQYIMKDIARYNAMKDKRNIVSLNYAQREKENEEDDAIRLARINDRLKREGKPPLKKLDDLPKDYQEPDPYLDETVHIAVDLAHLEKARPAVEPPASK from the coding sequence ATGAACACATTTTTTAAAATCACCGCGCTTGCGGGCCTGCTGGTAATAGCAGGCCAGGCTTTCGCTGTTGATGACATAACCCGCGCAGATCAAATCCCCGTGCTGAAAGAAGAGCCGCAGCACGCGACGGTAAGCGAGCGCGTGACGTCGCGCTTTACCCGCTCTCACTACCGTCAGTTTGATCTCGACAACGCCTTCTCGGCAAAGATTTTTGACCGATATTTGAACCTGCTGGATTACAGCCACAATGTGCTGCTGGCCAGTGATGTGGCGAAGTTTGCGGCTAAAAAAGAGCAAATCGGCGACGAACTGCGCACCGGGAAACTGGACGTCTTCTACGACCTCTACAACCTGGGGCAGCAGCGTCGCTTCGAGCGCTATCAGTATGCGCTGAAGGTGCTGGAACGTCCGATGGACTTTACCGGCAACGACAATTTCAATCTTGACCGTTCCAAAGCGCCGTGGCCAAAAGACGAGGCCGAGCTGAATAAGTTGTGGGACGCTAAGGTTAAATTTGACCAGTTAAGCCTGAAGCTGGCGGGTAAAGACGATAAAGAGATCCGCGACACCTTAACCCGTCGCTATAAGTTTGCGATCCGTCGTCTGGCGCAAACCAACAGCGAAGATGTCTTCTCGCTGGCGATGACCGCCTTCGCTCGCGAAATCGACCCGCACACCAACTACCTGTCGCCGCGCAATACCGAGCAGTTCAATACCGAGATGAGCCTCTCTCTTGAGGGGATCGGCGCCGTGCTGCAAATGGATGATGACTACACCGTCATTAATTCTCTGGTGGCGGGCGGTCCGGCCGCGAAGAGCAAAGCGATCAGCGTCGGCGATCGCATCGTTGGCGTTGGCCAGACCGGGAAGCCGATGGTTGATGTTATCGGCTGGCGTCTGGATGACGTCGTGGCGCTGATTAAAGGGCCGAAGGGCAGCAAGGTTCGCCTTGAAATCCTGCCGGCCGGTAAAGGAGCCAAGACGCGTATCGTCACCCTGACCCGCGAACGCATCCGTCTGGAAGATCGCGCGGTGAAGATGTCGGTGAAAACCGTCGGTAAAGAAAAAGTCGGCGTGCTGGATATTCCGGGCTTTTACGTTGGCCTGACCGATGACGTGAAAGTGCAGCTGCAGAAGCTGGAAAAGCAGAACGTCAGCAGCATCGTCATCGACCTGCGCAGCAACGGCGGCGGGGCGCTGACCGAGGCGGTATCGCTCTCGGGGCTGTTTATTCCGTCCGGCCCGGTGGTGCAGGTGCGGGATAACAATGGCAAGGTGCGCGAAGACAGCGACAACGATGGCGTGGTCTATTACAAAGGGCCGCTGGTGGTGCTGGTTGACCGCTTTAGCGCCTCGGCGTCTGAAATCTTCGCCGCGGCGATGCAGGATTATGGCCGCGCGCTGATCGTTGGCGAACCGACCTTTGGTAAAGGGACTGTACAGCAGTATCGCTCGTTGAATCGCATCTACGATCAGATGCTGCGTCCGGACTGGCCGGCGTTAGGCTCCGTCCAGTACACCATCCAGAAGTTCTACCGGATTAACGGCGGCAGTACCCAGCGCAAAGGCGTGACGCCGGATATCATGATGCCAACCGGCAATGAAGATCGCGAAACCGGCGAGCAGTATGAAGACAACGCTCTGCCGTGGGACAGTATCAATGCGGCCACCTATGTGAAGTCCGGAGATCTGACCCCGTTTGGACCGGAGCTGCTCAAGCGCCACGACGAGCGCATTGCGCAGGATCCGGAGTTCCAGTACATCATGAAGGATATTGCCCGTTATAACGCGATGAAAGACAAGCGTAACATCGTCTCTCTGAACTACGCCCAGCGTGAGAAAGAGAACGAAGAGGATGATGCGATTCGTCTGGCGCGGATTAACGATCGCCTGAAACGCGAAGGCAAACCGCCATTGAAAAAACTGGACGATCTGCCGAAGGATTATCAGGAACCGGACCCGTATCTTGATGAAACGGTCCACATCGCGGTCGACCTGGCGCATCTTGAAAAAGCGCGCCCGGCAGTAGAACCGCCGGCCAGTAAATAA